The segment CATTCCTGAACGGAGTGTCGGGAAAAGCTGTTCCACCAATTCCCTAGCTTCAAAACGGATATCCTCTACATGAATAGTTCTCCAATCTTTGCGATTCATGGCGCCATAGACGATTACAGCGATGCGGAAACGTTGCGGATCAAGGTTTGCAGATTGCATTATCCAGTGACTATCAAAAAGGTCTCTGGCTTTTCTCCTTGCTAATAACGCCGAGATTTTTCCTGCTGCCAGCTCATTGAAATCCAATATGGGAATGTCTATGGCCTGCCATCCGCCTACATTGGTTGAATCTAATGCCGCAATCGGCCATAAGGGAACCCGGCACATGAAGTTGATATCAACCTCCAGATTGCTTGTCCGGCCATAAGCGTTTAGATATCGTAGCCGCCATTTTCCACCCGCATGTTCATCGGGTATACGTTTCACCGAGAATCCTTCGCGGGCAAAGACTGCTTGCACGGCTTGATCGATTTTAGGGCGGTCGGCAAGCATGGCCATACGATCTTCCTTACCAATATAGTTCAGATCGACATCGACGGAAAGCCTTTGCACATCAGAATAAAAGAGATTCAGAGCCGTACCTCCCTTAAGAACCAGTTTTTTTTTGAGATACGGATGCTGTTGAAATTTGCCCAGCAGCGCTAATAGTTGCGCTACTTTTTCCAGAATTTCGGCATTGAAGCCGGTAACTTGAGCCGCGGCAGAGAGCCTCTGCAAAGAAATGTTCATAAAACCTCTGCCCAGGTCCGATCAAGGATTTCAGTCGGGACCACCAGATTCCAGTCCGAGACGAGTCTCCCGGTTCGGCGGTTGTTCCGGTTCAGGTAAAGTGGTTGTTTCGGGCCAAGATCGCGCAGAATTTTCAAGTATTTATCTTCGACCATCAATGACTCGCGATGTTGTTCCAGATAAAATCCCACCTTGGCGGCTGTGGTGGCATTTTCGAGCAGCAAGGTATAAGCCACTACTTTGTCGAGGTCCAAAAACCCAACCGATTCCAGCGAGCGCCATATTTCTTCCCAACTGCCGGACAGATTGGGCCGGTCGAGGACATCCACGATCGTGCGCTCCAAACTGGTGACGGTCAGTTCCATCCCCAAGCGCTCCATGGTAACGACATCAAAAATGGTTTTATCTTTCCGGATCAAGGCTGTGGGAAATTTTGTTCCCCGGAAGACTGTTTTTCTGAATGTAACCGGCGGCACAGGACGCAATGCCAGGTAGCGGAAGATATGCTGAGCTGAATACGCATGTCCATGGAACTCAAGGGCCGTATGAAATGCGAGTACGGCATCTTTCGTCATTCTTGCTGCCAGGAGGAAAGAATCCAC is part of the Candidatus Aminicenantes bacterium genome and harbors:
- a CDS encoding nucleotidyl transferase AbiEii/AbiGii toxin family protein — protein: MNISLQRLSAAAQVTGFNAEILEKVAQLLALLGKFQQHPYLKKKLVLKGGTALNLFYSDVQRLSVDVDLNYIGKEDRMAMLADRPKIDQAVQAVFAREGFSVKRIPDEHAGGKWRLRYLNAYGRTSNLEVDINFMCRVPLWPIAALDSTNVGGWQAIDIPILDFNELAAGKISALLARRKARDLFDSHWIMQSANLDPQRFRIAVIVYGAMNRKDWRTIHVEDIRFEARELVEQLFPTLRSGMLPDKKNAVDFGRDLVENCQRLLKPFLQWNEAERHFLDLLLDQGVIDPTILTTDIHLQDRIRRQPLLEWKAIHVRRYKGLT
- a CDS encoding transcriptional regulator translates to MKLETFFQSHPVFTGPELSHFLASYRPVGARDRESLLAYHKKTGRVIQVRNNLFAVVPSKADPGTYPVDSFLLAARMTKDAVLAFHTALEFHGHAYSAQHIFRYLALRPVPPVTFRKTVFRGTKFPTALIRKDKTIFDVVTMERLGMELTVTSLERTIVDVLDRPNLSGSWEEIWRSLESVGFLDLDKVVAYTLLLENATTAAKVGFYLEQHRESLMVEDKYLKILRDLGPKQPLYLNRNNRRTGRLVSDWNLVVPTEILDRTWAEVL